From the Vibrio tubiashii ATCC 19109 genome, the window GCTGGTAGCCAAGTCGCTCGCAACCAAGCTGGTGCAGCAATGACTAAACCTCAGTTTTAGCCATTCGCTTTTCGAATAAAAACAGCCTCCTCGTGAGGCTGTTTTTTTATGTCTATTTAAAACAATTAAGTAAACACACCGTTATCACGCTGCTAGTTATATTGAGAGCAATTATTTGTCACAAATATTAGTCAATACCTGTATCAATCTTGAACTTAATCACACTTTTCGGTAGCATGCGCCGACTCGATCTGAATTGTTGAATTTGGTCTTTCTGCTCTTTTACATTGCATTTTTGCCCGGTGGGGACTAAATACAATTCAGAATACTTTTAAACACTTAGCCAAACTGAGCAAATATGTTTGAATTTCCCCAATTTTCTAAACACTCTGTGAAGAACGATGTGTTGTCAGGTTTGACCGTTGCACTCGCTCTTGTCCCTGAAGCCGTCGCTTTTGCCTTCGTTGCTGGCGTTGACCCTATGGTTGGTCTTTACGCTGCATTTATTGTAGGTTTGATTACCTCAATCTTCGGTGGTCGCCCTGGTATGATTTCAGGTGCGACGGGTGCCATGGCTGTTGTTATGGTGTCACTGGTTGCTTCACATGGCGTACAGTACCTGTTTGCCGCAATTATGCTGGCGGGTATCCTCCAGATAGCTGCAGGCATATTCAAACTGGGTAAATTCATCCGTATCGTGCCTCATCCAGTTATGATTGGCTTCGTTAACGGCTTAGCGATCGTTATTTTCCTCGCTCAGTTAGGCCAATTTAAGGCACCGGACTTAACTGGCGCATTAACATGGCTACCAGCAGACCAAATGATGCTAATGCTTGGTCTCGTTGCTTTAACCATGGCAATCATTCACTTTTTACCTAAGTTCACCACTGCTGTACCGTCATCTCTTGTGGCTATCGTAACTGTCACTGCGCTAGTGGTTGGTTTAGATCTAGAAACTCGTACAGTAGTTGACTTCCTACGCACTATGTCAGGTGACGAAGCAGCAACACTTGCGGGTTCATTACCGACGTTCTCTATCCCTACCGTTCCACTAACACTAGAAACGCTACAGATCATTCTTCCGTACGCGATTATTCTTGCTGCAATCGGTTTAATTGAGTCTCTATTGACTCTAACGGTGCTTGATGAAATGACTAACACTCGTGGTCAATCGAACCGCGAATGTATCGGTCAGGGTATGGCAAACATGACGTGTTCTGTGTTTGGCGCTATGGGTGGTTGTGCGATGATTGGTCAGTCGATGATCAACGTAAACTCAGGTGGTCGTGGTCGTCTATCTGGTATCGTTGCTGCTGTGGCACTACTGATGTTTATCTTGTTTGCTTCATCGCTGATAGAAATGATCCCTCTGGCAGCACTAGTGGGCGTCATGTTCATGGTCGTGATTGGTACCTTTGAGTGGGCAACATTCAAATTGGCTCGCCGCGTACCAAAACAAGATTTCTTCGTTATTGTTCTAGTAACAGTAGTGACAGTTCTTACTGACCTTGCGATTGCGGTATTCGTTGGTGTTATCGCCTCTGCACTTATGTTTGCATGGCAACACGCTAAGCACATCTACGCTGATACCAGCATCAATGAAGAAGGCTCAAAAGAGTACAAAATTCACGGTCCTGTTTTCTTCGGCTCAGTGGCTAACTTCCTAGAGATCTTCGACGCACACGAAGACCCAAGCGATGTGATTGTCGATTTCGCTGACTCTCGTGTGACTGACCACTCAGCCATTGAAGCAATCGAAACGCTTGCTGAGCGCTACTCAGCTCAAGGTAAGACACTTCACTTGCGTCACCTAAGCCCAGACTGTCGTAAACTACTCGACAAAGCAGGCAGCTTAGTAGAAATTAACGTTAAAGAAGATCCAAGCTACAAGGTAGCGACCGACGTTCTGGCGGGTTAATTAAACCGAATATAAAACGGGCTTCCAATTGGAAGCCCGTTTTTGTTTTCTAGAGAAGCTTATTTAGTTTTTCACCAAACAGCTCTAATCGCCAGCTTTGCATCACATCAGGTAGCTTGGCGGGATCTCTGTCCTTTTTCCACACCCAACTCATTAGCTGATTAAGCTGCTTCTTAGAGGCTAGAAACTCAGTAGCTAATCCACTAGCCTGCGAAACGCGTTTTACTTCATCTTTCAACACTTTGAATTTCTGTTTGTAACCCGGCATATCCATAAGGCGTTCAATCTTCTCTGGATACTCGTCGACGGGTGTCTTCTTGGCCGATTTTACAATTGAGATAATACGTGCGCTGTGACGCTGTACCGAGCGGTAATCCATCCCTTCTTGTTCCATCTGGCTATGGTTTTGAATACCCAGACGCGCCACAGTGAGTAGGTCGTTTTCTTTAAAGATAAAGTTAAGTGCTAGATCTCGACGCAATGCTTCTTTCAAACGCCATGTAGCCAAAGGCTTAAGAATTGAAAGCTCTTTTGGTTTAAGTTGCCAAGCGCCCTTCACATCAAGATACGCCATCTCTAGGTTGACAGTTTTAATGCGTTTGGAAGCGAGTAAATCACTCTCTTGCTGCGCGGCATCCCACCAGCCAGCTTGAGTAATTTTCTCAAATAACTGCTCATACAAAGGCTGTAAGTAATAAACATCTGCGGCTGCATATTCTAGCTGTTTGTCTGTGAGTGGGCGCGCCAACCAATCGGTACGAGACTCACTCTTATCTAGCTCAACACCTAAATAGCTTTCGACTAAAGCGGCAAAACCTGTCGATAAACCATGGCCAAGGAAAGCAGCCATAAGTTGGGTGTCGACCATAGGATATGGCAAGCACTCAAAGCTGTTATGGAACACTTCCAAGTCTTCACCGCAGGCATGAAGCACCTTAAGTACAGACGTATCTTTAAGCAGCTCAACAAACGGAGCCATGTCTTCTATTACCGTTGGATCGATAAGAGAAAGGTTCTGTCCATCAAAGAGCTGGATAAGGCCAAGCTGTGGATAGTATGTACGGGTACGGACAAACTCTGTATCCAACATAACAACATCAGCTTGTCGTGCACTTTGACAAACGGTATCGAGCTGCGCCGTTTGAGTAATAATCTGATAATTCACTAACTTCTCACCATGAGCGATTTCTTGCGGCCATAAAAAATGCCGACTGGATATAGTCGGCATTCTACCATCAAACATTTAACTGTGCTTAACTCTCATCGAGTTACTTTGACTTAGCTAGGTTTGCGTCATTTTCTTCACGCAATACACGGCGTAGGATCTTGCCTACATTGGTCTTTGGTAAGTCATCTTTAAACTCAACGATTTTTGGCACCTTGTAGCCTGTTAAATGTTCGCGACAGTGAGCAATAATCTCTTCTTTAGTTAAGCTAGGATCGCGCTTAACCACATAGATCTTAACCAGTTCACCCGACACTTCATGTGGCTGACCGATGGCTGCGACCTCTAGCACTTTACCATGAAGCGCGACAACATCTTCTATCTCGTTTGGATAGACGTTGAAGCCAGAGACAAGAATCATATCTTTCTTACGATCAACAATGTGGATCAAGCCTTCATCGTCAAACTTAACAATATCACCCGTCGATAACCAACCTTCGGCATTGATCACCTCTTTGGTCGCTTCTGGGCGCTGCCAATAACCTTGCATAACTTGAGGTCCACGAACCTGAAGTTCACCGACTTCAGTATTTGCCACTGGATTACCCTCGTCATCAACAATACGAACTTCGGTAGAAGGAACCGGCAAGCCAATTGCTCCCGTGTAGTCAGTAAGATCGTACGGGTTACCTGTAACTAATGGAGAACATTCTGTTAGCCCGTAACCTTCAAGTAAGTGAATCCCTGTGGTCTTTTTCCACTGTTCTGCGACTGCACGCTGCACAGCCATACCACCGCCCACAGAAAGTTTGAGTTTGCTGAAGTCGAGCTCTTGGAAATCTTCGTTGTTCACAAGTGCATTAAACAGGGTATTAACGCCGGTAATTGCCGTAAACGGGTATTTCTGTAGCTCTTTAATAAAGCCAGGAATATCACGAGGGTTAGTGATCAGCAGGTTCTGCCCACCCATCTCAATAAACAGCAAACAGTTTACCGTCAGTGCAAACACATGATAGAGCGGTAATGCAGTAACAACCAGTTCACGACCTTCAGATAAAACAGGGCCATAAGCGCCTTTTGCTTGTAAAACGTTAGCAATCATATTGCGATGAGTCAGAATCGCACCTTTTGCGACCCCTGTTGTGCCACCGGTGTACTGCAAGAAGGCGATATCATCACCAGACATGAAAGGCTTCACATACTGTAGACGACGACCATTGTGAAGTGCCTTACGCATGGAGATTGCGCCAGGTAGGTCATACTTAGGCACCATGCCTTTAACATACTTAACGACGAAGTCGACCAAAGTACCTTTTGCACGAGGTAACATCTGCCCGAGACTGGTTAACACCACATGTTTAACAGGCGTGTTATCAACAACTTGTTCAAGCGTATTGGCAAAATTCGATACGATAACAATCGCTTTTGCGCCGGAGTCATTTAGCTGATGCTCTAGCTCACGCGGGGTGTATAGCGGATTCACGTTGACCGCAATTAACCCTGCACGTAGCACACCAAACAAGGCAACTGGATATTGCAGCAGATTAGGCATCATCAAAGCGACACGATCACCCTTTTGTAACTTCAGTTCATTTTGCAAGTAAGCTGCAAACGCTCGGCTACGCTCTTCCAGTTTGCGAAATGTCATCACCGAGCCCATGTTCATAAAAGCAGGCTGGTCGGCATACTTTTGAACTGACTGTTCAAACATTTCCACTAATGATGGGTATTGATCTGGGTCGATATGCTCTGGCACATCTTCTGGATAGCGTGATAACCAAGGTTTATCCACGGTAAAACTCCTCGAAATTAACTGGCTGTCATCTGAGTGAAAAGCTCTATTTTCAACGTCGTCTATTACAGCACAGGCGAAGCCCTTGAGCACGAAAGTCTCAAACACTTGTTTAAATTTTGTTAACTAAACCAAAAATTAGGTTAGATACTCTAGAAGGAGCTTGCAGATGACAGTGATGACCTCCTTCGATCATCTCAAAATGAGTGGAATCTGAAGCATCAAGCTGAAAAGACTGCAAATAAGAAAAGCCTTCGTTGCCTAGAATGACAAGTTGTGGGCAAGTCACTTGTAGGCGAAAAGACTCGGCGTGTTCAAATGACATTCGATAAAGAGACTGGCTTTGCAGCTTTACATCGTGCCGCCATATCCAGCCAGACTGATGAGCTTCAAGCCCACGCAGTATAATTGGAGCAATTAGTTCAGACTGTATCTGATTTACCTTTGCTCGCCTCTCTATCGCTTCTTGTTCAGACAACATAACGCGAGTTGGCTTTCTACGAATTCTTTGACGACTCAGCACGCCTTCTCTTAAACGAGAAACCGTATCTTGCGCTTTTTCAGCCAAAGGTCCGTATCCTTCTATCTGAACCAAGCCACTGACTTGTTCAGGAAAGGCGGCACTATAGCAACTTGCAATCAAAGCACCAAGAGAATGCCCTACTAGTACCAGTCTGTTTGGTGATAAGTTAGCCAAAAACTGATAAACATCGTCAATATAGTCGTGAAAAGGATAGAAATTACTGGCTTCCTTGTGGCTAGAAAGGCCGTGACCCGGTAAATCGATTGCGCATAAGTGCCAATCCGGTTTAAGAGTGTGGAGAGAGGCCATCACGGATTCAAAACTCGCCGCGTTGTCTAACCAGCCATGTAAAAAAACGACCGAAAGTTCGGCCGTTTCACTGTATCCATATTCGATGGTTGCGATATGTCCATTAAGGATCTCGCGTTTTCGTTCGTCGCGCATTACTTCACTTCTTGAATCACTTTGCCCTGTCTGGTTCCATAACGAACATCGCTACAGTAGAGACCGCGACAAGGATAGAGGTAGCTGTCGAAATCATGGACTATGATACGCTCTTCAATACGCCACAAATGAAAGCCACTCGCCTTCATCACTGGGAAGTCATAAGAATAGTCACCAACTTTACCTTGTTCTCGGCCTTGGCTTTTTCCAAGTAACGAGATAAGACGCCCCTCAGACAAGGTTACCGGATCAGCAAAACCATCAACATAGGCGACAAAACGGCCTTGTGGCTCTTGGTTGATATCTGGTTTACCCACAGAATTTATCGGCAGATTAACCACTTCAATACGAGTTTGATCTTTAAGGTTCTTTACATCAGCGATCAATCCGCCCAGTCTTACCTCAGCGTTAGCTTGAGCCTCCGGTTGCCACTCTTGATAACTGGTAACAACATCTGGGTTTTCGGTTTTGAGGTTTTCAGGTAGAGAGCTACAAGCGGAAAGCAAAACTACGGCAGCCAGCGCACACAAAAAACGAAAAGGTCGTTGAGTCATAACGTCACACAAAGTCTTAATTTAGATATAGATATCGACACCCAGCAGCTGTGAAAGTTCCTCGCGCTTAGCTTGGTTCATCACGTCCATATATTCTTCCATCGCTTTACGGCTGCGGCCTTCAGGAAGATCATATTGGACTTGCGCTTTATGAATCTCGGATTCATTGACATGACGGATAGAGTGCGCCACCGCGTTAGCCACCTTAGTGGGTTGGCTAACCGCAGCTTTATCGCCAGATTTTTTAACCTCGTTCTTCTTATTGGCTTTGTTGGCCCTATTTGGTCCGGGAACCGAAGGAGGTAATCCGTTGATTGATACCATACTTTCCGCTTATGCCTTATTTGTCCTGTCTAAACTACTCTCTACCTGGCAGTTTTTTCCAAGCAACCGTATCACGCAGATAAACTGGGCTTGCCTCTTCCGCATCAACCGTATTGCCTTTCACTAGTTCAAACTTCGCCAGTTGAACAATGTCTTCCGCGTCGGGGAATAAAACATCACTCTTCTCTGTGGTAAATTTTACACCAGCAAGTTGTTCTGTATACGCATCCCAACCTGTACCTGCCGTCAACCATTGCTGGTCATCCGCGGCACTGTTGTCCGAAACTAATTGAGGGGGAGTGACACATTCAGCATCTACAGCATGCCAAGTGCCATCTTCTTGACGAGTAAAACGTCCCCAGTAAACCTCGCTCATACGTGCGTCAATCGCTGTTGCCACATGGCTTACACCTTGTTTTCGGTATACACCTTGTGCCATTGCTTCCAACGTAGAAACACCGATCATTGGTAAATCTGCACCGAACGCTAAACCTTGTGCAATACCAATGCCAATTCGAACACCCGTAAAGCTGCCCGGGCCGCGACCAAATGCGAGCGCGTCCAACTCAGTAAGGTTAACCCCAGCTTCTTTTAGTACTTCATCCACCATCGGGAGTACTTTTTTGGTGTGGTCTCTAGGTGCAACTTCACTGCGCACGTAAACTTTATCGTCAACTAAAAGAGCAACAGAACAGTTCTCGGTTGCTGTATCTAGAGCAAGGATCTTTACACTCATTGATATCTCTGGTTATTCGTTTGTATTGGTTGTCGGCTTGTGGGCACAAACGGCTCAAGCGAGTCGTTAGCATGTCACATACCATCATTGATTATGTTCGAGAAAATCCTGCACCAAAGCTAAATCTCGGGTACGAGGTATCGGTGGTAAACTCGCAAGGAAAACGCCACCGTATTCACGGGTCACTAGCCGATTATCACAGATAATTAGCGCCCCTTTATCGTTCTTATCTCGAATAAGTCGCCCTACCCCCTGCTTCAAAGTGATGACCGCATCCGGAATTTGTACCTGAGAAAACGGGTCACCGCCTTTAAGCTGACAATCTTCGATTCGCGCCTTTAACAGCGGGTCATCGGGGGCAGTAAACGGTAATTTGTCGATGATAACACAGCTCAGTGCGTCACCTCTAACATCTATCCCTTCCCAAAACGCGCCTGTCGCAACGAGCAAGGCATTACCTAGTTCCATAAACTCAGCGAGGGTTTTCTGTTTGCTGGTCTCCCCTTGCATCAATACAGGAACAGTTAAGCGTTCTCTGAATCTTTCTCCCAGCTCTTTCATCATGCTGTGAGACGTGCAAAGGAAGAAACATCGGCCTTGGTTTTGCTCAATCACTGGCGTTAGCATATTGACCAGTTTATCCGCCATACCTGGGCTATTGGGCTCTGGGAGGTATCTTGGTACACATAAACGCGCTTGAGTTTGATAGTCAAAAGGGCTTGGCAGTGACATTTGCGCCTGAGGTTTCAAACCTAAACGGGACGTGAAATGACCGAAGTCATCATTTACAGCAAGCGTCGCCGAAGTAAATATCCAAGCTCCCTGCTTCAACTCAATTTGTTCATGGAACTTATCGGCAACCGTAAGCGGCGTAATGTGCAAGGTGAAATGGCGCGGTGTAGTTTCGTACCAGTAGGAATATCCTGTAATGGAGACATCACATACCCTATCCAGTCGCGCCTTTATGGTATTTGCTCTTTCAAACGCACTATCAAGTAATTGGCTTCTACCCAGAGCGAGTTTGACGACCTCAATAACAAAGTCGAGTGCGTCTTCTAAACGTCGCAGCTCACGGCCAATAGATGGAGAAGTGACCGCCTCACGCCAGTTGCCACGAAAACCTGGCTCTCCTAATACGATTCTCAAATCCATTGCGGTTTGATATAGCTTTTCTCCCGCTTTTTGCAATTGACGCATGTCTTTTACTTCGGTTCGGTAAGCAATCTCAATATCTTTGCATAACTCTTGAATCTGGCGGCTAGACAGCGACTGACCAAAATATTGGCTGGCGATATCCGGGAGCTGGTGCGCTTCGTCGAAAACAAACACTTCAGCTTCAGGAATCAACTCACCAAAGCCGGTTTCTTTAATCGCTAGATCGGCTAGAAACAAGTGGTGGTTGACCACAACTACATCAGCATCCATCGCCTTTTTTCTCGCTTTAAGTACAAAGCACTCTTGGTAACTCGGGCATTCTTTACCTAGGCAATTGTCGTTGGTTGAGGTAATGGTTGGAATAACCGGACTGTCTTCAGCGATGGCATCACAATCACCAAGATCGCCAGTTTTGGTTTCTGACGACCAACTGCGCACCTTTACCAATTGACTAAGCAAAGTTGGATCCGCACTTTGGTTGTGGCTTTCAACCATCTGACGACTCAAGCGGTCTAAACAAAGGTAGTTTGCCCGACCTTTCAACAATGCAACCTGACCGTAAAAACCTAACGCATTAGTCATTAACGGCAAATCACGGTGAAACAGTTGTTCTTGGAGGTTTTTCGAGCCCGTGCTGATAATGGTTTTCTTACCACTTAACAGAGCTGGCACCAAATAGGCGAAAGTTTTACCTGTCCCTGTTCCGGCTTCAACGACCACCTGACTTTGGCTTTTGATTGCACTTGCCACCGCTTCAGCCATATCGAGCTGAGCTTGACGCGGTTGAAAGCCAGGTATTGCTTTACCTAGCGCTCCCTCAGAGGAGAAGGTCTTTGAAATCATGCACAACAGAGAGTTAATAAAGGGGGAGAGATTATGGCAGTTTTTGCACCAAGGCGCGAATGAGATTTTCGCGCCTAAGCAGCCTCAGAGATTAGCGTTTATTGAGGTAACGGTTTAACCAAGCAGGACCAGAAAATCCGTCTTGTTGGTCATCCATCATGGCACGTGCGGCTTCACTTGGGGAGGCACGGTTTTCCCACATTTCATCTAAGATTTCTTCGTCTAGTTCTTTGCCACCAGTTAAGGCGCTTACTCGTTCAGAATACAATTTACGGGCTAGTAGCTCTTTATCCATACATACCACCTAAAAGACACGCTAAGAGAACAAACACTCTTCAAATAACCTCAGCCAATCGGTTAACTCAGATTAATTGTTGAAACCAACTCGATATTAGTTTAATTGTAGCTTCAATACTGCGGGTGACCTCACCGTTCGGATGCCCGTAAAAAATTCACAATACAAAAAAAATAATTCACGGAAGTTTGAACCTAATGGAAAAGAAAACACTACTGACACACTGCACTGACGCCCCAGGTCTTATTTCAAAGATCACCAACATTTGTTACAAACACCAACTCAATATTATTCACAACAACGAGTTTGTAGATAACACTAGCGGTCACTTCTTTATGCGTACTGAGCTTGAAGGTTACTTCAATGATCAGACCTTTTTAGCCGACCTCGACCAAGCTTTGCCAGAGGGTGCTAAGCGTAAATTGATAGGTTCAAATCGCAAGCGAGTCGTCATTCTTGTCACCAAAGAAGCCCACTGCTTGGGTGATATCTTAATGAAGAATTACGACGGAAGCTTGGATGTTGAAATCGCTGCTGTCGTGGGTAACTACGATACTTTGCAGAGCCTAACTGAGAAATTTGATATCCCTTATCACTACGTTTCTCATGAAGGGTTGAATCGTGAAGAGCACGAGAAAAAGATGCTGGAAGTTATCGACCAGTACCAAGCAGATTACTTAGTTCTTGCTAAATACATGCGTGTACTGACTCCTTCTTTTGTCGAAAAGTACCACCACAAGATTATTAATATTCACCATAGTTTCTTGCCTGCTTTCATTGGTGCTAAACCATACCAGCAAGCTTATGAGCGCGGCGTAAAAATCATTGGCGCCACAGCGCACTTTGTAACTAACGATCTCGATGAAGGTCCAATCATCAAGCAAGACGTTATTCCAGTGGATCACAACTTTAGCGCGCAAGATATGGCGCAAGCGGGTCGTGACGTTGAAAAGAACGTATTGAGCAAAGCCCTCAACAAAGTACTCAATGATCACGTCTTTGTTTACGGCAATAAGACCGTAATCCTTTAAGACGCACAGATACGAAAAAGGTCTCTTCGAAAAGAGACCTTTTTTTATGATAATCAGATCGTAAATTACAGCTTAACTGCGAGCTCTACACCCTGCTTAATCGCACGCACCGCATCCAATTCACCTGCGTAATCAGCACCACCTATCACATGGAGTTTATCGCCTAATAGGTGCCATTGATTTTCAAATGGTCGAACCGATTCCTGACCCGCACAAATGATAACCGTATCGGCATCTAGCAATTGTTGCTTGTCATCGACACTGATATGTAAGCCTTGCTGATCTATTTTGTCATAGCTCACGCCGCCTAGTAAGTTCACGCCACGTTTCTCTAAAGTACGTTTATGAATCCAGCCCGTTGTTTTACCCGGCCCTTTACCTACGCGACCTTTGCGGCGCTGGAGTACCCAAACGGTTTTATCACTCATTGAGTCAGGATAAGGGAATAGTCCCCCTGGGTGAGAGATCTCTTTATCAATACCCCACTCATGCAACCAATCATCCAAATTGTGTCCAGCAGGTTCAGTCAACATGGTCGCCACATCAACACCGATACCACCAGCACCAACAATCGCAACCTTGTTACCAACGTAAGTCTTCTCTTTGATAAGCGTTTGGTAGTCGACCACTTTTTCTGGCGTTTCGATACCATCAATATTGACTTTACGAGGCTCTACCCCTGATGCCATCACCACTTCATCATATTCAGCAAGAAGGTCGTAATTAGCATCGGTTTCAAGGTGAAGCTTCACCCCTGTCTCATCAATTCTATTGGCAAAGTAGCGAATCGTTTCTCTGAACTCTTCTTTACCCGGAATTTGCATTGCTAAACGGAACTGTCCACCAATCCTGTCATTACGCTCAAACAGGTCAACATGATGCCCTCTTTCAGCTAATGTTGTCGCACACGCCAATCCAGCTGGTCCTGCACCAACAACGGCAATGTTCTTTTTCACATCGGTCGGTGTCACCGTTAGTTCTGTTTCTCGACAGGCAAGTGGATTCACCAAGCAACCAGCTCGCTTGCCTTTAAACACATTGTCTAGACACGCTTGGTTACAACCGATACACGTATTAATCATTTGAGAGCGATTCTGCTCAGCTTTGATTACAAAGTGTGGATCAGCGAGGAACGGTCGTGCCATCGAAACCATATCAGCATGGCCACTGGCGAGAATATTTTCGGCTTCTTCTGGAGTATTAATACGGTTACAGGTCACGATAGGCACATTGACATGAGGGCGTACCTTTTCTGTTACCCAAGTAAATGCCCCGCGAGGCACCTGAGTCGCGATGGTTGGAATCCGAGCTTCATGCCAACCAATACCCGTGTTGATAATCGTCACACCTGCATTTTCTAGCTCTTTTGCCAGCATAACCACTTCATCAAAAGTACTGCCTTCTTCAACCAGATCCAGCATTGAAAGGCGGAAAATGATGATGAACTCTTTTCCTGCTGCTTGGCGTATCGCTTTCACCACCTCAAGAGGGAAACGAATGCGATTTTCATAACTGCCGCCCCATTCGTCATAACGTGTATTGGTACGCTTACAGATAAACTGGTTCAGCAAATAACCTTCTGAGCCCATGACTTCAACGCCATCGTAACCTGCTTGCTGCGCAAGGGCCGCACTGTTGGCAAAGGCATCAATGGTCTTTTTGATTTGGCGAGTACTCATTTCACTTGGGGCGAAGCGAGCAATTGGGGCCTTAATCGAAGACGCGCTTTGGGCAAAAGGATGCATCGCGTATCGGCCCGCATGAAGTAACTGAAGCGCGATTTTACCACCATGTTGATGCACGGCTTCAGTAACGACTTTATGTGCTTTTGCATGTTTCGCTTTACTAAATTCAGCACTAAACGGGTGTAATCTACCACGTAGATTCGGTGAAAATCCGCCTGTTACAATGAGCCCTACTCCACCTTTTGCACGTTCTGCGTAAAAGGCTGCGAGCTTACCCAGCCCTTCTTTATGTTCTTCTAATCCGGTGTGCATAGAACCCATTAACACTCGATTGCGTAGTTGGGTAAATCCTAGATCCAGTGGCTGAAGTAAATTCGGGTACATGGTAGACATCACTTTACTCTTTTATTGTTGTGGTCTGACCACAATATGAAGAGCTTAAATAAAAATCAAACACCTGTTTACATTTTTGTAACACCGATCAATCTTCTGGTTGTTTGGGTATACTAGTTTAAGTAGGATGGAACTTATCTGAACTTAAATGCTCATAGAGCGGATAAGCCTTAATCTGCGGTTTCCGTAGCGGAGAAAAAATGAAAAAAATATTTAAATTCGTTGGCCTGTTTTTTAAAGGGATTTGGAAGCTCATCAC encodes:
- a CDS encoding ATP-dependent DNA helicase; the protein is MISKTFSSEGALGKAIPGFQPRQAQLDMAEAVASAIKSQSQVVVEAGTGTGKTFAYLVPALLSGKKTIISTGSKNLQEQLFHRDLPLMTNALGFYGQVALLKGRANYLCLDRLSRQMVESHNQSADPTLLSQLVKVRSWSSETKTGDLGDCDAIAEDSPVIPTITSTNDNCLGKECPSYQECFVLKARKKAMDADVVVVNHHLFLADLAIKETGFGELIPEAEVFVFDEAHQLPDIASQYFGQSLSSRQIQELCKDIEIAYRTEVKDMRQLQKAGEKLYQTAMDLRIVLGEPGFRGNWREAVTSPSIGRELRRLEDALDFVIEVVKLALGRSQLLDSAFERANTIKARLDRVCDVSITGYSYWYETTPRHFTLHITPLTVADKFHEQIELKQGAWIFTSATLAVNDDFGHFTSRLGLKPQAQMSLPSPFDYQTQARLCVPRYLPEPNSPGMADKLVNMLTPVIEQNQGRCFFLCTSHSMMKELGERFRERLTVPVLMQGETSKQKTLAEFMELGNALLVATGAFWEGIDVRGDALSCVIIDKLPFTAPDDPLLKARIEDCQLKGGDPFSQVQIPDAVITLKQGVGRLIRDKNDKGALIICDNRLVTREYGGVFLASLPPIPRTRDLALVQDFLEHNQ
- the purU gene encoding formyltetrahydrofolate deformylase, giving the protein MEKKTLLTHCTDAPGLISKITNICYKHQLNIIHNNEFVDNTSGHFFMRTELEGYFNDQTFLADLDQALPEGAKRKLIGSNRKRVVILVTKEAHCLGDILMKNYDGSLDVEIAAVVGNYDTLQSLTEKFDIPYHYVSHEGLNREEHEKKMLEVIDQYQADYLVLAKYMRVLTPSFVEKYHHKIINIHHSFLPAFIGAKPYQQAYERGVKIIGATAHFVTNDLDEGPIIKQDVIPVDHNFSAQDMAQAGRDVEKNVLSKALNKVLNDHVFVYGNKTVIL
- a CDS encoding NADPH-dependent 2,4-dienoyl-CoA reductase, with the protein product MSTMYPNLLQPLDLGFTQLRNRVLMGSMHTGLEEHKEGLGKLAAFYAERAKGGVGLIVTGGFSPNLRGRLHPFSAEFSKAKHAKAHKVVTEAVHQHGGKIALQLLHAGRYAMHPFAQSASSIKAPIARFAPSEMSTRQIKKTIDAFANSAALAQQAGYDGVEVMGSEGYLLNQFICKRTNTRYDEWGGSYENRIRFPLEVVKAIRQAAGKEFIIIFRLSMLDLVEEGSTFDEVVMLAKELENAGVTIINTGIGWHEARIPTIATQVPRGAFTWVTEKVRPHVNVPIVTCNRINTPEEAENILASGHADMVSMARPFLADPHFVIKAEQNRSQMINTCIGCNQACLDNVFKGKRAGCLVNPLACRETELTVTPTDVKKNIAVVGAGPAGLACATTLAERGHHVDLFERNDRIGGQFRLAMQIPGKEEFRETIRYFANRIDETGVKLHLETDANYDLLAEYDEVVMASGVEPRKVNIDGIETPEKVVDYQTLIKEKTYVGNKVAIVGAGGIGVDVATMLTEPAGHNLDDWLHEWGIDKEISHPGGLFPYPDSMSDKTVWVLQRRKGRVGKGPGKTTGWIHKRTLEKRGVNLLGGVSYDKIDQQGLHISVDDKQQLLDADTVIICAGQESVRPFENQWHLLGDKLHVIGGADYAGELDAVRAIKQGVELAVKL